The Vespula vulgaris chromosome 2, iyVesVulg1.1, whole genome shotgun sequence genome has a segment encoding these proteins:
- the LOC127072528 gene encoding uncharacterized protein LOC127072528 isoform X1 — MKYNNVDFLGYAVLTFTLHLNVRAEDGVACKDLQGRSYESGFLYFPGPEPCTFCVCDNGNPKWCKAVICKFLEKYFYITFQEDCKSLRRSETCCEFICLNDANEKSDGSGTNLVEGSANYDIGLRSVASFVTAILSLSLLFFLIHRLRQRKIRDSGYPMLVCVAGRQSRQLAEDQRNLGSMGYLERGGLQHSIPMDDMPCGGGYPLWKPANNYFPRGEAPPPYEEAVAAARTEQALLSMAPHTLSPLNFSNGYLQDSNSHSNIAVVASSQDALNSTSPMPSNSNGASTVPLVSSSNVAIGSLTTYTNCHQLNQSEQSTTLNVGTSTATNYSASTNTYENLPVSTGITNFTYQIATASNDTQPLASSHSTISKNYRQHTTFPRQSGAFTISASLPNSDISAHRTIPRTLTNNTTTRIKDIMRDRSTEELFHLPPRNLSPQNLPQSTSPVISNDQEHAQDSNAFCKDVLTSAMNISQIERQQGNVSRKPYDFKPPLNIANEINEDGSFESVACTCSMQTLPTLHDDADDYRSECENCKSATGSRYYLDNEDELVTSPHETMTLHRRPEDTASSATPQYYRTSLTLPTSTRQRTRSTGVRENWFNTMPQSSTESSDEN, encoded by the exons ATGAAATACAACAACGTTGACTTTCTCGGTTATGCAGTCCTCACATTCACCTTACATCTTAACG TTCGCGCAGAAGACGGAGTTGCTTGCAAAGATTTACAAGGACGTTCTTATGAAAGCGGCTTCCTTTATTTTCCCGGTCCAGAACCTTGTACATTTTGTGTTTGTGACAACGGCAATCCAAAATGGTGCAAAGCTGTTATCTGCAAGTTTCTGGAG aaatatttttatataacttttcaGGAAGATTGTAAATCTTTGCGAAGAAGCGAAACATGCTGTGAATTTATTTGCTTAAACGACGCTAATGAAAAGTCTGATGGCAGCGGTACCAACTTGGTAGAAGGAAGTGCTAACTATGATATAGGATTACGTTCTGTTGCCAGTTTTGTAACGGCAATATTGTCTTTaagtcttttatttttcttgatacATCGCCTACGTCAACGAAAAATTAGAG ATTCAGGATATCCCATGTTAGTGTGTGTGGCAGGAAGACAAAGCAGACAATTAGCAGAGGACCAAAGAAATCTGGGCAGTATGGGATATTTGGAAAGAGGAGGACTACAGCATAGCATTCCGATGGATGACATGCCCTGCGGCGGTGGGTATCCTTTGTGGAAACCAGCGAACAATTATTTCCCACGTGGAGAAGCACCTCCACCTTACGAAGAAGCTGTAGCTGCTGCTAGAACGGAACAAGCGCTATTATCTATGGCTCCCCATACGTTATCaccattaaatttttcaaatggcTATTTGCAAGATTCTAATAGTCATTCGAACATAGCTGTTGTAGCTAGTAGTCAAGATGCGTTAAATTCGACTTCACCGATGCCTTCGAATAGTAACGGTGCAAGCACTGTCCCATTAGTATCTTCGTCAAACGTAGCGATCGGTTCATTAACCACATATACGAACTGTCATCAGCTTAATCAGAGTGAACAATCAACGACACTTAACGTTGGTACATCTACTGCTACAAATTATTCGGCATCTACGAACACATATGAGAATTTGCCTGTCTCAACTGGTATAACAAATTTCACTTACCAAATTGCCACGGCAAGTAACGATACCCAACCATTAGCAAGTTCACATTCCacaatttcgaaaaattatcgaCAACACACCACATTTCCTCGACAAAGTGGTGCATTTACAATATCCGCGAGCTTACCAAATTCCGATATATCCGCTCATCGTACAATTCCAAGAACGCTGACGAATAACACTACGAcgagaataaaagatattatgaGGGATCGTTCAACGGAAGAACTTTTCCATCTTCCACCGAGAAATTTATCCCCTCAGAATTTGCCGCAATCAACATCACCCGTTATTTCCAATGATCAAGAACATGCGCAAGATTCTAATGCATTTTGCAAGGACGTTTTAACGTCTGCCATGAACATTTCTCAAATTGAAAGACAACAAGGAAACGTTTCGCGAAAACCATATGATTTTAAG CCTCCTTTAAACATTGCTAATGAGATTAACGAAGATGGAAGTTTTGAATCGGTAGCTTGTACTTGCAGCATGCAAACTCTTCCAACTCTTCACGATGACGCGGATGATTATCGTAGCGAGTGTGAAAATTGTAAAAGCGCAACAGGATCTCGTTATTACTTGGATAACGAAGATGAGTTGGTTACATCGCCACACGAAACCATGACATTACATAGGAGACCAGAGGACACAGCATCAAGTGCCACACCTCAGTATTATAGGACTTCTCTTACACTGCCGACAAGTACTCGTCAACGTACCAg gaGTACTGGAGTTCGAGAAAATTGGTTTAATACCATGCCACAAAGCTCTACAGAATCTTCGGATGAAAATtaa
- the LOC127072528 gene encoding uncharacterized protein LOC127072528 isoform X4: MKYNNVDFLGYAVLTFTLHLNVRAEDGVACKDLQGRSYESGFLYFPGPEPCTFCVCDNGNPKWCKAVICKFLEKYFYITFQEDCKSLRRSETCCEFICLNDANEKSDGSGTNLVEGSANYDIGLRSVASFVTAILSLSLLFFLIHRLRQRKIRGRQSRQLAEDQRNLGSMGYLERGGLQHSIPMDDMPCGGGYPLWKPANNYFPRGEAPPPYEEAVAAARTEQALLSMAPHTLSPLNFSNGYLQDSNSHSNIAVVASSQDALNSTSPMPSNSNGASTVPLVSSSNVAIGSLTTYTNCHQLNQSEQSTTLNVGTSTATNYSASTNTYENLPVSTGITNFTYQIATASNDTQPLASSHSTISKNYRQHTTFPRQSGAFTISASLPNSDISAHRTIPRTLTNNTTTRIKDIMRDRSTEELFHLPPRNLSPQNLPQSTSPVISNDQEHAQDSNAFCKDVLTSAMNISQIERQQGNVSRKPYDFKPPLNIANEINEDGSFESVACTCSMQTLPTLHDDADDYRSECENCKSATGSRYYLDNEDELVTSPHETMTLHRRPEDTASSATPQYYRTSLTLPTSTRQRTRSTGVRENWFNTMPQSSTESSDEN; encoded by the exons ATGAAATACAACAACGTTGACTTTCTCGGTTATGCAGTCCTCACATTCACCTTACATCTTAACG TTCGCGCAGAAGACGGAGTTGCTTGCAAAGATTTACAAGGACGTTCTTATGAAAGCGGCTTCCTTTATTTTCCCGGTCCAGAACCTTGTACATTTTGTGTTTGTGACAACGGCAATCCAAAATGGTGCAAAGCTGTTATCTGCAAGTTTCTGGAG aaatatttttatataacttttcaGGAAGATTGTAAATCTTTGCGAAGAAGCGAAACATGCTGTGAATTTATTTGCTTAAACGACGCTAATGAAAAGTCTGATGGCAGCGGTACCAACTTGGTAGAAGGAAGTGCTAACTATGATATAGGATTACGTTCTGTTGCCAGTTTTGTAACGGCAATATTGTCTTTaagtcttttatttttcttgatacATCGCCTACGTCAACGAAAAATTAGAG GAAGACAAAGCAGACAATTAGCAGAGGACCAAAGAAATCTGGGCAGTATGGGATATTTGGAAAGAGGAGGACTACAGCATAGCATTCCGATGGATGACATGCCCTGCGGCGGTGGGTATCCTTTGTGGAAACCAGCGAACAATTATTTCCCACGTGGAGAAGCACCTCCACCTTACGAAGAAGCTGTAGCTGCTGCTAGAACGGAACAAGCGCTATTATCTATGGCTCCCCATACGTTATCaccattaaatttttcaaatggcTATTTGCAAGATTCTAATAGTCATTCGAACATAGCTGTTGTAGCTAGTAGTCAAGATGCGTTAAATTCGACTTCACCGATGCCTTCGAATAGTAACGGTGCAAGCACTGTCCCATTAGTATCTTCGTCAAACGTAGCGATCGGTTCATTAACCACATATACGAACTGTCATCAGCTTAATCAGAGTGAACAATCAACGACACTTAACGTTGGTACATCTACTGCTACAAATTATTCGGCATCTACGAACACATATGAGAATTTGCCTGTCTCAACTGGTATAACAAATTTCACTTACCAAATTGCCACGGCAAGTAACGATACCCAACCATTAGCAAGTTCACATTCCacaatttcgaaaaattatcgaCAACACACCACATTTCCTCGACAAAGTGGTGCATTTACAATATCCGCGAGCTTACCAAATTCCGATATATCCGCTCATCGTACAATTCCAAGAACGCTGACGAATAACACTACGAcgagaataaaagatattatgaGGGATCGTTCAACGGAAGAACTTTTCCATCTTCCACCGAGAAATTTATCCCCTCAGAATTTGCCGCAATCAACATCACCCGTTATTTCCAATGATCAAGAACATGCGCAAGATTCTAATGCATTTTGCAAGGACGTTTTAACGTCTGCCATGAACATTTCTCAAATTGAAAGACAACAAGGAAACGTTTCGCGAAAACCATATGATTTTAAG CCTCCTTTAAACATTGCTAATGAGATTAACGAAGATGGAAGTTTTGAATCGGTAGCTTGTACTTGCAGCATGCAAACTCTTCCAACTCTTCACGATGACGCGGATGATTATCGTAGCGAGTGTGAAAATTGTAAAAGCGCAACAGGATCTCGTTATTACTTGGATAACGAAGATGAGTTGGTTACATCGCCACACGAAACCATGACATTACATAGGAGACCAGAGGACACAGCATCAAGTGCCACACCTCAGTATTATAGGACTTCTCTTACACTGCCGACAAGTACTCGTCAACGTACCAg gaGTACTGGAGTTCGAGAAAATTGGTTTAATACCATGCCACAAAGCTCTACAGAATCTTCGGATGAAAATtaa
- the LOC127072528 gene encoding uncharacterized protein LOC127072528 isoform X2: MKYNNVDFLGYAVLTFTLHLNVRAEDGVACKDLQGRSYESGFLYFPGPEPCTFCVCDNGNPKWCKAVICKFLEKYFYITFQEDCKSLRRSETCCEFICLNDANEKSDGSGTNLVEGSANYDIGLRSVASFVTAILSLSLLFFLIHRLRQRKIRVCVAGRQSRQLAEDQRNLGSMGYLERGGLQHSIPMDDMPCGGGYPLWKPANNYFPRGEAPPPYEEAVAAARTEQALLSMAPHTLSPLNFSNGYLQDSNSHSNIAVVASSQDALNSTSPMPSNSNGASTVPLVSSSNVAIGSLTTYTNCHQLNQSEQSTTLNVGTSTATNYSASTNTYENLPVSTGITNFTYQIATASNDTQPLASSHSTISKNYRQHTTFPRQSGAFTISASLPNSDISAHRTIPRTLTNNTTTRIKDIMRDRSTEELFHLPPRNLSPQNLPQSTSPVISNDQEHAQDSNAFCKDVLTSAMNISQIERQQGNVSRKPYDFKPPLNIANEINEDGSFESVACTCSMQTLPTLHDDADDYRSECENCKSATGSRYYLDNEDELVTSPHETMTLHRRPEDTASSATPQYYRTSLTLPTSTRQRTRSTGVRENWFNTMPQSSTESSDEN, translated from the exons ATGAAATACAACAACGTTGACTTTCTCGGTTATGCAGTCCTCACATTCACCTTACATCTTAACG TTCGCGCAGAAGACGGAGTTGCTTGCAAAGATTTACAAGGACGTTCTTATGAAAGCGGCTTCCTTTATTTTCCCGGTCCAGAACCTTGTACATTTTGTGTTTGTGACAACGGCAATCCAAAATGGTGCAAAGCTGTTATCTGCAAGTTTCTGGAG aaatatttttatataacttttcaGGAAGATTGTAAATCTTTGCGAAGAAGCGAAACATGCTGTGAATTTATTTGCTTAAACGACGCTAATGAAAAGTCTGATGGCAGCGGTACCAACTTGGTAGAAGGAAGTGCTAACTATGATATAGGATTACGTTCTGTTGCCAGTTTTGTAACGGCAATATTGTCTTTaagtcttttatttttcttgatacATCGCCTACGTCAACGAAAAATTAGAG TGTGTGTGGCAGGAAGACAAAGCAGACAATTAGCAGAGGACCAAAGAAATCTGGGCAGTATGGGATATTTGGAAAGAGGAGGACTACAGCATAGCATTCCGATGGATGACATGCCCTGCGGCGGTGGGTATCCTTTGTGGAAACCAGCGAACAATTATTTCCCACGTGGAGAAGCACCTCCACCTTACGAAGAAGCTGTAGCTGCTGCTAGAACGGAACAAGCGCTATTATCTATGGCTCCCCATACGTTATCaccattaaatttttcaaatggcTATTTGCAAGATTCTAATAGTCATTCGAACATAGCTGTTGTAGCTAGTAGTCAAGATGCGTTAAATTCGACTTCACCGATGCCTTCGAATAGTAACGGTGCAAGCACTGTCCCATTAGTATCTTCGTCAAACGTAGCGATCGGTTCATTAACCACATATACGAACTGTCATCAGCTTAATCAGAGTGAACAATCAACGACACTTAACGTTGGTACATCTACTGCTACAAATTATTCGGCATCTACGAACACATATGAGAATTTGCCTGTCTCAACTGGTATAACAAATTTCACTTACCAAATTGCCACGGCAAGTAACGATACCCAACCATTAGCAAGTTCACATTCCacaatttcgaaaaattatcgaCAACACACCACATTTCCTCGACAAAGTGGTGCATTTACAATATCCGCGAGCTTACCAAATTCCGATATATCCGCTCATCGTACAATTCCAAGAACGCTGACGAATAACACTACGAcgagaataaaagatattatgaGGGATCGTTCAACGGAAGAACTTTTCCATCTTCCACCGAGAAATTTATCCCCTCAGAATTTGCCGCAATCAACATCACCCGTTATTTCCAATGATCAAGAACATGCGCAAGATTCTAATGCATTTTGCAAGGACGTTTTAACGTCTGCCATGAACATTTCTCAAATTGAAAGACAACAAGGAAACGTTTCGCGAAAACCATATGATTTTAAG CCTCCTTTAAACATTGCTAATGAGATTAACGAAGATGGAAGTTTTGAATCGGTAGCTTGTACTTGCAGCATGCAAACTCTTCCAACTCTTCACGATGACGCGGATGATTATCGTAGCGAGTGTGAAAATTGTAAAAGCGCAACAGGATCTCGTTATTACTTGGATAACGAAGATGAGTTGGTTACATCGCCACACGAAACCATGACATTACATAGGAGACCAGAGGACACAGCATCAAGTGCCACACCTCAGTATTATAGGACTTCTCTTACACTGCCGACAAGTACTCGTCAACGTACCAg gaGTACTGGAGTTCGAGAAAATTGGTTTAATACCATGCCACAAAGCTCTACAGAATCTTCGGATGAAAATtaa
- the LOC127072528 gene encoding uncharacterized protein LOC127072528 isoform X6, producing the protein MKYNNVDFLGYAVLTFTLHLNVRAEDGVACKDLQGRSYESGFLYFPGPEPCTFCVCDNGNPKWCKAVICKFLEEDCKSLRRSETCCEFICLNDANEKSDGSGTNLVEGSANYDIGLRSVASFVTAILSLSLLFFLIHRLRQRKIRGRQSRQLAEDQRNLGSMGYLERGGLQHSIPMDDMPCGGGYPLWKPANNYFPRGEAPPPYEEAVAAARTEQALLSMAPHTLSPLNFSNGYLQDSNSHSNIAVVASSQDALNSTSPMPSNSNGASTVPLVSSSNVAIGSLTTYTNCHQLNQSEQSTTLNVGTSTATNYSASTNTYENLPVSTGITNFTYQIATASNDTQPLASSHSTISKNYRQHTTFPRQSGAFTISASLPNSDISAHRTIPRTLTNNTTTRIKDIMRDRSTEELFHLPPRNLSPQNLPQSTSPVISNDQEHAQDSNAFCKDVLTSAMNISQIERQQGNVSRKPYDFKPPLNIANEINEDGSFESVACTCSMQTLPTLHDDADDYRSECENCKSATGSRYYLDNEDELVTSPHETMTLHRRPEDTASSATPQYYRTSLTLPTSTRQRTRSTGVRENWFNTMPQSSTESSDEN; encoded by the exons ATGAAATACAACAACGTTGACTTTCTCGGTTATGCAGTCCTCACATTCACCTTACATCTTAACG TTCGCGCAGAAGACGGAGTTGCTTGCAAAGATTTACAAGGACGTTCTTATGAAAGCGGCTTCCTTTATTTTCCCGGTCCAGAACCTTGTACATTTTGTGTTTGTGACAACGGCAATCCAAAATGGTGCAAAGCTGTTATCTGCAAGTTTCTGGAG GAAGATTGTAAATCTTTGCGAAGAAGCGAAACATGCTGTGAATTTATTTGCTTAAACGACGCTAATGAAAAGTCTGATGGCAGCGGTACCAACTTGGTAGAAGGAAGTGCTAACTATGATATAGGATTACGTTCTGTTGCCAGTTTTGTAACGGCAATATTGTCTTTaagtcttttatttttcttgatacATCGCCTACGTCAACGAAAAATTAGAG GAAGACAAAGCAGACAATTAGCAGAGGACCAAAGAAATCTGGGCAGTATGGGATATTTGGAAAGAGGAGGACTACAGCATAGCATTCCGATGGATGACATGCCCTGCGGCGGTGGGTATCCTTTGTGGAAACCAGCGAACAATTATTTCCCACGTGGAGAAGCACCTCCACCTTACGAAGAAGCTGTAGCTGCTGCTAGAACGGAACAAGCGCTATTATCTATGGCTCCCCATACGTTATCaccattaaatttttcaaatggcTATTTGCAAGATTCTAATAGTCATTCGAACATAGCTGTTGTAGCTAGTAGTCAAGATGCGTTAAATTCGACTTCACCGATGCCTTCGAATAGTAACGGTGCAAGCACTGTCCCATTAGTATCTTCGTCAAACGTAGCGATCGGTTCATTAACCACATATACGAACTGTCATCAGCTTAATCAGAGTGAACAATCAACGACACTTAACGTTGGTACATCTACTGCTACAAATTATTCGGCATCTACGAACACATATGAGAATTTGCCTGTCTCAACTGGTATAACAAATTTCACTTACCAAATTGCCACGGCAAGTAACGATACCCAACCATTAGCAAGTTCACATTCCacaatttcgaaaaattatcgaCAACACACCACATTTCCTCGACAAAGTGGTGCATTTACAATATCCGCGAGCTTACCAAATTCCGATATATCCGCTCATCGTACAATTCCAAGAACGCTGACGAATAACACTACGAcgagaataaaagatattatgaGGGATCGTTCAACGGAAGAACTTTTCCATCTTCCACCGAGAAATTTATCCCCTCAGAATTTGCCGCAATCAACATCACCCGTTATTTCCAATGATCAAGAACATGCGCAAGATTCTAATGCATTTTGCAAGGACGTTTTAACGTCTGCCATGAACATTTCTCAAATTGAAAGACAACAAGGAAACGTTTCGCGAAAACCATATGATTTTAAG CCTCCTTTAAACATTGCTAATGAGATTAACGAAGATGGAAGTTTTGAATCGGTAGCTTGTACTTGCAGCATGCAAACTCTTCCAACTCTTCACGATGACGCGGATGATTATCGTAGCGAGTGTGAAAATTGTAAAAGCGCAACAGGATCTCGTTATTACTTGGATAACGAAGATGAGTTGGTTACATCGCCACACGAAACCATGACATTACATAGGAGACCAGAGGACACAGCATCAAGTGCCACACCTCAGTATTATAGGACTTCTCTTACACTGCCGACAAGTACTCGTCAACGTACCAg gaGTACTGGAGTTCGAGAAAATTGGTTTAATACCATGCCACAAAGCTCTACAGAATCTTCGGATGAAAATtaa
- the LOC127072528 gene encoding uncharacterized protein LOC127072528 isoform X3, whose amino-acid sequence MKYNNVDFLGYAVLTFTLHLNVRAEDGVACKDLQGRSYESGFLYFPGPEPCTFCVCDNGNPKWCKAVICKFLEEDCKSLRRSETCCEFICLNDANEKSDGSGTNLVEGSANYDIGLRSVASFVTAILSLSLLFFLIHRLRQRKIRDSGYPMLVCVAGRQSRQLAEDQRNLGSMGYLERGGLQHSIPMDDMPCGGGYPLWKPANNYFPRGEAPPPYEEAVAAARTEQALLSMAPHTLSPLNFSNGYLQDSNSHSNIAVVASSQDALNSTSPMPSNSNGASTVPLVSSSNVAIGSLTTYTNCHQLNQSEQSTTLNVGTSTATNYSASTNTYENLPVSTGITNFTYQIATASNDTQPLASSHSTISKNYRQHTTFPRQSGAFTISASLPNSDISAHRTIPRTLTNNTTTRIKDIMRDRSTEELFHLPPRNLSPQNLPQSTSPVISNDQEHAQDSNAFCKDVLTSAMNISQIERQQGNVSRKPYDFKPPLNIANEINEDGSFESVACTCSMQTLPTLHDDADDYRSECENCKSATGSRYYLDNEDELVTSPHETMTLHRRPEDTASSATPQYYRTSLTLPTSTRQRTRSTGVRENWFNTMPQSSTESSDEN is encoded by the exons ATGAAATACAACAACGTTGACTTTCTCGGTTATGCAGTCCTCACATTCACCTTACATCTTAACG TTCGCGCAGAAGACGGAGTTGCTTGCAAAGATTTACAAGGACGTTCTTATGAAAGCGGCTTCCTTTATTTTCCCGGTCCAGAACCTTGTACATTTTGTGTTTGTGACAACGGCAATCCAAAATGGTGCAAAGCTGTTATCTGCAAGTTTCTGGAG GAAGATTGTAAATCTTTGCGAAGAAGCGAAACATGCTGTGAATTTATTTGCTTAAACGACGCTAATGAAAAGTCTGATGGCAGCGGTACCAACTTGGTAGAAGGAAGTGCTAACTATGATATAGGATTACGTTCTGTTGCCAGTTTTGTAACGGCAATATTGTCTTTaagtcttttatttttcttgatacATCGCCTACGTCAACGAAAAATTAGAG ATTCAGGATATCCCATGTTAGTGTGTGTGGCAGGAAGACAAAGCAGACAATTAGCAGAGGACCAAAGAAATCTGGGCAGTATGGGATATTTGGAAAGAGGAGGACTACAGCATAGCATTCCGATGGATGACATGCCCTGCGGCGGTGGGTATCCTTTGTGGAAACCAGCGAACAATTATTTCCCACGTGGAGAAGCACCTCCACCTTACGAAGAAGCTGTAGCTGCTGCTAGAACGGAACAAGCGCTATTATCTATGGCTCCCCATACGTTATCaccattaaatttttcaaatggcTATTTGCAAGATTCTAATAGTCATTCGAACATAGCTGTTGTAGCTAGTAGTCAAGATGCGTTAAATTCGACTTCACCGATGCCTTCGAATAGTAACGGTGCAAGCACTGTCCCATTAGTATCTTCGTCAAACGTAGCGATCGGTTCATTAACCACATATACGAACTGTCATCAGCTTAATCAGAGTGAACAATCAACGACACTTAACGTTGGTACATCTACTGCTACAAATTATTCGGCATCTACGAACACATATGAGAATTTGCCTGTCTCAACTGGTATAACAAATTTCACTTACCAAATTGCCACGGCAAGTAACGATACCCAACCATTAGCAAGTTCACATTCCacaatttcgaaaaattatcgaCAACACACCACATTTCCTCGACAAAGTGGTGCATTTACAATATCCGCGAGCTTACCAAATTCCGATATATCCGCTCATCGTACAATTCCAAGAACGCTGACGAATAACACTACGAcgagaataaaagatattatgaGGGATCGTTCAACGGAAGAACTTTTCCATCTTCCACCGAGAAATTTATCCCCTCAGAATTTGCCGCAATCAACATCACCCGTTATTTCCAATGATCAAGAACATGCGCAAGATTCTAATGCATTTTGCAAGGACGTTTTAACGTCTGCCATGAACATTTCTCAAATTGAAAGACAACAAGGAAACGTTTCGCGAAAACCATATGATTTTAAG CCTCCTTTAAACATTGCTAATGAGATTAACGAAGATGGAAGTTTTGAATCGGTAGCTTGTACTTGCAGCATGCAAACTCTTCCAACTCTTCACGATGACGCGGATGATTATCGTAGCGAGTGTGAAAATTGTAAAAGCGCAACAGGATCTCGTTATTACTTGGATAACGAAGATGAGTTGGTTACATCGCCACACGAAACCATGACATTACATAGGAGACCAGAGGACACAGCATCAAGTGCCACACCTCAGTATTATAGGACTTCTCTTACACTGCCGACAAGTACTCGTCAACGTACCAg gaGTACTGGAGTTCGAGAAAATTGGTTTAATACCATGCCACAAAGCTCTACAGAATCTTCGGATGAAAATtaa
- the LOC127072528 gene encoding uncharacterized protein LOC127072528 isoform X5 — MKYNNVDFLGYAVLTFTLHLNVRAEDGVACKDLQGRSYESGFLYFPGPEPCTFCVCDNGNPKWCKAVICKFLEEDCKSLRRSETCCEFICLNDANEKSDGSGTNLVEGSANYDIGLRSVASFVTAILSLSLLFFLIHRLRQRKIRVCVAGRQSRQLAEDQRNLGSMGYLERGGLQHSIPMDDMPCGGGYPLWKPANNYFPRGEAPPPYEEAVAAARTEQALLSMAPHTLSPLNFSNGYLQDSNSHSNIAVVASSQDALNSTSPMPSNSNGASTVPLVSSSNVAIGSLTTYTNCHQLNQSEQSTTLNVGTSTATNYSASTNTYENLPVSTGITNFTYQIATASNDTQPLASSHSTISKNYRQHTTFPRQSGAFTISASLPNSDISAHRTIPRTLTNNTTTRIKDIMRDRSTEELFHLPPRNLSPQNLPQSTSPVISNDQEHAQDSNAFCKDVLTSAMNISQIERQQGNVSRKPYDFKPPLNIANEINEDGSFESVACTCSMQTLPTLHDDADDYRSECENCKSATGSRYYLDNEDELVTSPHETMTLHRRPEDTASSATPQYYRTSLTLPTSTRQRTRSTGVRENWFNTMPQSSTESSDEN, encoded by the exons ATGAAATACAACAACGTTGACTTTCTCGGTTATGCAGTCCTCACATTCACCTTACATCTTAACG TTCGCGCAGAAGACGGAGTTGCTTGCAAAGATTTACAAGGACGTTCTTATGAAAGCGGCTTCCTTTATTTTCCCGGTCCAGAACCTTGTACATTTTGTGTTTGTGACAACGGCAATCCAAAATGGTGCAAAGCTGTTATCTGCAAGTTTCTGGAG GAAGATTGTAAATCTTTGCGAAGAAGCGAAACATGCTGTGAATTTATTTGCTTAAACGACGCTAATGAAAAGTCTGATGGCAGCGGTACCAACTTGGTAGAAGGAAGTGCTAACTATGATATAGGATTACGTTCTGTTGCCAGTTTTGTAACGGCAATATTGTCTTTaagtcttttatttttcttgatacATCGCCTACGTCAACGAAAAATTAGAG TGTGTGTGGCAGGAAGACAAAGCAGACAATTAGCAGAGGACCAAAGAAATCTGGGCAGTATGGGATATTTGGAAAGAGGAGGACTACAGCATAGCATTCCGATGGATGACATGCCCTGCGGCGGTGGGTATCCTTTGTGGAAACCAGCGAACAATTATTTCCCACGTGGAGAAGCACCTCCACCTTACGAAGAAGCTGTAGCTGCTGCTAGAACGGAACAAGCGCTATTATCTATGGCTCCCCATACGTTATCaccattaaatttttcaaatggcTATTTGCAAGATTCTAATAGTCATTCGAACATAGCTGTTGTAGCTAGTAGTCAAGATGCGTTAAATTCGACTTCACCGATGCCTTCGAATAGTAACGGTGCAAGCACTGTCCCATTAGTATCTTCGTCAAACGTAGCGATCGGTTCATTAACCACATATACGAACTGTCATCAGCTTAATCAGAGTGAACAATCAACGACACTTAACGTTGGTACATCTACTGCTACAAATTATTCGGCATCTACGAACACATATGAGAATTTGCCTGTCTCAACTGGTATAACAAATTTCACTTACCAAATTGCCACGGCAAGTAACGATACCCAACCATTAGCAAGTTCACATTCCacaatttcgaaaaattatcgaCAACACACCACATTTCCTCGACAAAGTGGTGCATTTACAATATCCGCGAGCTTACCAAATTCCGATATATCCGCTCATCGTACAATTCCAAGAACGCTGACGAATAACACTACGAcgagaataaaagatattatgaGGGATCGTTCAACGGAAGAACTTTTCCATCTTCCACCGAGAAATTTATCCCCTCAGAATTTGCCGCAATCAACATCACCCGTTATTTCCAATGATCAAGAACATGCGCAAGATTCTAATGCATTTTGCAAGGACGTTTTAACGTCTGCCATGAACATTTCTCAAATTGAAAGACAACAAGGAAACGTTTCGCGAAAACCATATGATTTTAAG CCTCCTTTAAACATTGCTAATGAGATTAACGAAGATGGAAGTTTTGAATCGGTAGCTTGTACTTGCAGCATGCAAACTCTTCCAACTCTTCACGATGACGCGGATGATTATCGTAGCGAGTGTGAAAATTGTAAAAGCGCAACAGGATCTCGTTATTACTTGGATAACGAAGATGAGTTGGTTACATCGCCACACGAAACCATGACATTACATAGGAGACCAGAGGACACAGCATCAAGTGCCACACCTCAGTATTATAGGACTTCTCTTACACTGCCGACAAGTACTCGTCAACGTACCAg gaGTACTGGAGTTCGAGAAAATTGGTTTAATACCATGCCACAAAGCTCTACAGAATCTTCGGATGAAAATtaa